A genomic stretch from Tenrec ecaudatus isolate mTenEca1 chromosome X, mTenEca1.hap1, whole genome shotgun sequence includes:
- the LOC142434537 gene encoding histone H3.3 type 2-like: MARTKPTARKFTAGQVPPKQPFTETIWMSTFYKGGIRKPHRYRPGTVALREIRSFQKSTELLIRKLPFQRLVKEIAQDLKMGLRFQSAAIGALQEASEAYLVGLFEDTNLCAMHAKRVTIMPKDMQLARRIRGGPS; the protein is encoded by the coding sequence ATGGCCAGAACCAAGCCTACCGCTCGCAAGTTCACTGCTGGGCAGGTTCCGCCCAAGCAGCCATTCACTGAAACGATCTGGATGAGCACCTTCTACAAGGGTGGGATCAGGAAACCTCACCGGTACCGGCCCGGCACGGTGGCGCTGCGTGAGATCCGCAGCTTCCAGAAGTCCACCGAGCTGCTCATCAGAAAGCTGCCCTTCCAGAGGCTGGTGAAGGAGATCGCTCAAGATCTGAAGATGGGCTTGAGGTTCCAGAGCGCGGCCATCGGCGCCCTGCAGGAGGCCAGCGAAGCCTACCTGGTGGGCTTGTTTGAAGACACCAATCTGTGCGCCATGCATGCCAAGAGAGTCACAATTATGCCCAAAGACATGCAGTTGGCTCGCCGCATACGGGGCGGGCCATCCTAA